In the genome of Flavobacteriales bacterium, one region contains:
- a CDS encoding TatD family hydrolase: MRLVDTHSHLYLPEFSEDRGDMLNRAFEAGVERIYLPDIHQATSADLRKLATDWPERCFAMTGLHPCYVKPETYREELAHVEFSAASGGFCAIGEIGIDLYWDTSTRTIQEEAFLHQVQLAQNLHLPVAIHSREATDVILDLLEAHADKPVSGILHCFTGSIEQAHRAIRLGLHLGIGGVLTYKNSGLDQVVSHIRPEHIVLETDAPYLAPVPFRGKRNESAYIIQIANKLAEVWGKSPEEVGEITTQNALRVFQHE; the protein is encoded by the coding sequence ATGCGCCTGGTAGATACGCATAGCCATTTATACTTGCCTGAATTTTCCGAAGACCGCGGTGACATGCTGAATCGCGCCTTTGAAGCCGGGGTTGAACGCATCTACTTACCCGACATCCACCAGGCCACTTCAGCCGACCTCCGAAAACTTGCCACCGATTGGCCGGAACGTTGCTTTGCAATGACCGGATTGCATCCCTGTTATGTAAAACCGGAAACCTACAGGGAAGAACTGGCCCATGTAGAATTCAGTGCCGCAAGTGGTGGGTTCTGCGCCATTGGTGAAATCGGTATTGACCTGTACTGGGATACATCCACCCGTACCATCCAGGAAGAAGCATTTTTGCACCAGGTTCAACTTGCACAAAACCTGCATCTCCCGGTTGCAATCCATTCGAGGGAAGCAACCGATGTGATCCTGGATTTGCTGGAAGCCCATGCTGACAAACCCGTTTCGGGCATCCTGCACTGTTTCACCGGATCCATAGAACAGGCACATCGTGCGATTCGTTTGGGCCTTCACCTGGGTATCGGTGGGGTCCTTACCTATAAGAACAGCGGGCTTGATCAGGTGGTCTCACATATCCGGCCCGAACACATCGTTCTGGAAACCGATGCACCCTACCTGGCACCGGTACCTTTCAGAGGCAAACGGAACGAAAGCGCATACATCATTCAGATTGCCAACAAGCTTGCGGAAGTATGGGGAAAATCGCCGGAAGAGGTTGGGGAAATCACCACGCAAAACGCTTTGAGAGTCTTTCAACATGAGTAA
- a CDS encoding asparaginase — protein sequence MSKKKSILLIYTGGTIGMVQDTQSGSLRPFDFTHLTQQIPELTRFDLAFSSHSFAQPMDSSNMTPEVWIKLAQIIEEQYDRHDGFVILHGSDTMAYTASALSFLLENLAKPVILTGSQLPIGIIRTDARENLITAIEIASSETPLVPEVCIYFEYHLYRGNRTSKINAEEFAAFHSFNHPPLASAGVHLKFHEGQIAKWNGKPLQVHRALDPSVAILKIFPGIQPQVVDAMLSIPGLKGLILETYGAGNAPTDAWLSEKLEAANKRGLVLLNITQCLGGSVEQGRYETSVQLEKAGVISGKDMTTEAAIAKLMFLLAQQHDTVEIKRLLTVPLCGEMHGE from the coding sequence ATGAGTAAAAAGAAATCCATTCTTCTGATTTACACCGGCGGTACCATTGGCATGGTTCAGGATACACAGAGCGGGAGCCTCCGGCCGTTCGACTTTACACACCTGACCCAGCAAATACCTGAGCTGACCCGGTTCGATCTTGCCTTTTCAAGTCACTCGTTCGCACAACCGATGGACTCATCCAACATGACCCCGGAGGTATGGATCAAACTTGCGCAGATCATTGAAGAGCAATACGACCGCCACGACGGATTTGTGATCCTGCATGGTTCAGATACCATGGCCTACACCGCATCTGCCCTAAGCTTCCTGTTGGAGAACCTTGCCAAGCCGGTGATCCTGACCGGCAGTCAGCTGCCCATCGGCATCATCCGCACCGATGCAAGGGAGAACCTGATCACCGCCATTGAGATTGCTTCCTCGGAAACCCCTTTGGTGCCTGAGGTGTGCATCTATTTTGAATACCACCTGTATAGGGGAAACCGGACCAGCAAGATCAACGCGGAAGAGTTTGCCGCCTTTCATTCGTTCAACCATCCGCCGTTGGCCAGCGCCGGTGTTCACCTGAAATTCCATGAGGGCCAAATTGCAAAATGGAACGGGAAACCACTGCAGGTTCATCGCGCACTGGATCCCTCTGTAGCCATCCTGAAAATATTCCCGGGAATCCAGCCCCAGGTGGTGGATGCGATGCTTTCAATCCCGGGATTGAAAGGATTGATCTTAGAAACATACGGCGCCGGAAACGCACCTACGGATGCATGGTTGAGTGAAAAACTTGAGGCCGCCAACAAGCGTGGACTGGTGCTACTGAACATCACCCAATGCCTGGGTGGATCTGTGGAACAAGGCAGGTATGAAACCAGTGTTCAACTTGAGAAAGCAGGTGTGATCAGCGGCAAAGACATGACCACGGAAGCAGCCATTGCCAAGTTGATGTTTCTGCTCGCACAACAGCACGATACAGTTGAAATAAAACGGTTGCTTACCGTACCGTTGTGCGGTGAAATGCACGGGGAATAA
- a CDS encoding tetratricopeptide repeat protein — protein MTKDRSKSPDTASPPPVVLTFWKTRPAWILFAISVLVYIQTVSFDYALDDKLYITHNQFTQQGVDGIKDLVSNDLLVGFFGKDKKLLSGGRYRPIPLITFAVEVQLFGNDPSVSHALNLILYGLTCLLLYGLLLRLLPSRPGQHPMLSLPFIATLLFCLHPLHTEVIANIKSRDEMMSLFGALGSLWFVLEYLEKRNGLSMAWAFLCFFGALLSKESTVTFLAAIPFTLIFFRSKVLQKDASDAASQQFSLKEIILAMLPIFVAFGCYMVMRMSLLDDNTGEVTELLNNPFVESSTSDKYATIFYTMGLYIKLLFFPHPLTNDYFPRHIPIIGWGDPRAFLSLILYAWMIWLAVKGFFKRSLISWCIFFFLISFSLFSNLVFPIGSFMNERFMYVPSIGFCVAFGDLLIRGVNRWKSSKQAVERTLAYAVILMSFAFTIKTVHRSRAWKNDFTLAMTDVAISPNSTKANMSAGAALIEKANALPEGDMQRKALANQAIPYLTKALDIYSNYKQPMLLLGSAYFLLDNYEGAYQGYSRALQMDPNFGDAKRNLEFIADRAASQKIYNIAEKCYLTLIANDPNAVHIYAKLGQLYGRDMGNIPKAKEYLEKATQLDPANTDVLQKLGIVYSLTGDNNKALATFLKAYELNPKNANVLMNIGITYRNMGDTEQGDSYLQRAFALDPSLRK, from the coding sequence ATGACAAAGGACCGGTCCAAATCACCCGATACAGCTTCACCTCCTCCGGTGGTGCTGACATTCTGGAAAACACGACCGGCATGGATTCTGTTTGCCATCTCCGTATTGGTTTACATTCAAACGGTTTCTTTCGACTATGCGCTTGACGATAAGCTGTACATTACACACAACCAGTTTACGCAACAAGGCGTGGACGGGATCAAAGACCTTGTCTCAAACGACCTCCTGGTAGGCTTCTTCGGAAAAGACAAAAAACTTTTGTCCGGTGGCAGGTACCGCCCCATTCCATTGATCACTTTTGCCGTTGAGGTTCAACTGTTCGGCAATGACCCTTCCGTCAGTCATGCCCTTAACCTTATATTATACGGACTCACCTGTTTGCTGCTATACGGTTTGTTGCTGCGGCTTCTTCCATCCCGGCCCGGACAACACCCGATGCTCTCACTGCCTTTCATCGCTACGCTGCTTTTCTGTTTACACCCCCTGCACACCGAGGTGATTGCCAACATCAAAAGCCGGGACGAGATGATGAGCCTTTTCGGTGCCCTGGGAAGCCTTTGGTTTGTACTTGAATACCTGGAGAAGCGCAACGGTTTGTCCATGGCTTGGGCCTTCCTGTGCTTTTTCGGCGCGTTGCTTTCCAAAGAATCCACGGTGACCTTCCTGGCCGCCATCCCTTTCACCCTGATATTTTTCAGAAGCAAGGTGTTGCAGAAGGACGCATCTGACGCAGCATCCCAACAGTTCTCTTTGAAGGAAATCATTCTGGCCATGCTGCCGATTTTTGTTGCATTCGGTTGTTACATGGTCATGCGGATGAGTTTGCTGGATGACAATACCGGCGAGGTCACGGAATTGCTGAACAACCCTTTTGTAGAAAGCAGTACTTCCGACAAATATGCGACCATCTTTTACACGATGGGGTTGTATATCAAACTGCTCTTCTTCCCACACCCGCTCACCAATGATTATTTCCCCCGGCACATCCCCATCATCGGCTGGGGAGATCCGCGGGCTTTTTTATCGTTGATTCTTTATGCGTGGATGATATGGCTTGCTGTTAAAGGATTTTTCAAGAGGTCGCTCATCTCCTGGTGCATCTTCTTTTTTCTTATTTCCTTCTCTTTGTTTTCCAACCTTGTTTTCCCGATCGGTTCTTTCATGAATGAGCGTTTCATGTACGTACCTTCCATTGGGTTTTGTGTGGCATTCGGCGATTTGCTGATCCGTGGAGTGAACAGGTGGAAGTCTTCAAAACAGGCTGTCGAACGAACCCTGGCGTATGCAGTAATCCTGATGTCGTTTGCATTCACCATCAAGACGGTTCACAGGAGCAGGGCATGGAAGAACGACTTCACCCTTGCGATGACGGATGTGGCCATTTCGCCCAACAGCACCAAGGCCAACATGTCAGCCGGTGCAGCACTCATTGAAAAAGCCAATGCCCTTCCAGAGGGAGACATGCAAAGGAAAGCCCTGGCCAACCAGGCCATTCCGTACCTGACAAAGGCACTTGACATCTATTCCAACTACAAACAACCTATGTTGCTGTTGGGCAGCGCTTATTTTTTGCTGGACAACTATGAGGGCGCTTACCAGGGATATAGCCGGGCTCTTCAGATGGATCCGAATTTCGGAGATGCAAAGCGCAACCTGGAATTCATCGCTGATCGGGCAGCATCACAAAAAATTTACAACATCGCAGAAAAGTGCTACCTGACGCTGATCGCCAACGATCCGAATGCGGTTCATATCTATGCAAAACTGGGACAGCTGTACGGCCGGGATATGGGTAACATCCCAAAAGCAAAAGAATACCTTGAGAAAGCAACCCAGCTGGATCCGGCTAATACGGATGTGCTGCAAAAACTCGGAATTGTATATTCTTTAACAGGCGATAATAACAAGGCGCTGGCCACGTTTCTCAAAGCATACGAGCTCAATCCCAAAAACGCCAATGTGCTGATGAACATCGGCATCACCTACCGCAACATGGGTGACACGGAACAAGGGGATTCGTATCTTCAACGTGCATTTGCACTCGACCCCTCCCTCAGAAAATGA
- a CDS encoding MotA/TolQ/ExbB proton channel family protein translates to MKKLFALVSTFGFLMTGLQSVAMAEEAATAAEPAAAPAQSFHQIILEKFVDGGPAFMGIVLLCLIIGLALCIERIIYLNMATSNNKKLLSDIDGALQSGGVEAAMEVCRTTRGPVASIFYSGLDKVNEGIDTVEKSIVAYGAVQMGLLEKGLSWISLFISLAPMLGFMGTVIGMIDAFDTIQASGDIQPSQVAGGIKIALLTTVFGLIVAMILQVFYNYLLAKIDSLVNSMDESSINLVDLLIRYGVK, encoded by the coding sequence ATGAAAAAGTTGTTTGCTCTTGTTTCAACCTTTGGCTTCCTGATGACAGGCCTCCAATCTGTGGCGATGGCCGAAGAAGCTGCAACTGCTGCAGAACCTGCTGCTGCTCCTGCACAGTCTTTTCATCAGATCATCCTTGAAAAGTTCGTTGATGGCGGTCCCGCATTCATGGGCATCGTTCTTCTCTGTCTGATCATCGGGCTGGCCCTGTGTATCGAGCGTATCATTTACCTCAACATGGCCACTTCCAATAACAAGAAACTCCTGAGTGATATTGACGGCGCATTGCAGTCAGGTGGTGTTGAAGCTGCCATGGAAGTTTGCCGCACCACCCGTGGTCCGGTTGCCAGCATCTTCTACTCAGGTTTGGATAAAGTAAACGAAGGCATCGACACCGTTGAAAAGTCAATCGTGGCTTACGGTGCGGTTCAAATGGGTCTTCTCGAGAAAGGTCTTTCCTGGATTTCACTGTTCATCTCACTGGCTCCGATGCTCGGGTTCATGGGTACGGTAATCGGTATGATCGACGCGTTCGATACCATCCAGGCTTCAGGTGACATTCAGCCCAGCCAGGTGGCCGGCGGTATCAAGATCGCTCTGTTGACCACCGTATTCGGTCTGATCGTAGCCATGATCCTCCAGGTATTCTACAACTATCTGTTGGCCAAGATCGACTCGCTGGTGAACTCCATGGACGAGTCATCCATCAACCTGGTTGATCTCCTGATCCGCTACGGCGTAAAATAA
- a CDS encoding biopolymer transporter ExbD has product MARRALQEINAGSMADIAFLLLIFFLVTTQMNADQGLLRKLPPKAEEQPDDPQIKVKERNIFVVLVNANDQLLVEGQPMVVSNLREKTKEFITPHPTDETFPETQDTILKVPGLGEKRVTLTKQVVSLQNDNATSYDMYIQVQNELIAAYNELRNDLAMEWYGKPFSKLTEAQADPIQTVYPQRISEAEPKETGAEAAPAAE; this is encoded by the coding sequence ATGGCAAGAAGAGCATTACAAGAGATCAACGCGGGTTCGATGGCGGATATCGCCTTCCTTCTGCTGATCTTCTTTCTGGTGACCACGCAGATGAATGCAGACCAGGGTCTGCTCAGAAAACTTCCACCCAAGGCCGAAGAACAACCGGATGATCCCCAGATCAAGGTTAAGGAAAGAAACATCTTCGTTGTTCTTGTCAATGCCAACGACCAGCTGCTGGTGGAGGGACAACCCATGGTTGTTTCAAACCTCAGGGAAAAAACCAAGGAGTTCATTACCCCTCATCCGACCGATGAAACTTTTCCTGAAACACAAGATACCATCCTGAAAGTTCCTGGATTGGGCGAGAAAAGAGTAACGCTTACCAAGCAAGTCGTGTCTCTTCAAAACGACAACGCCACGAGCTATGACATGTACATCCAGGTGCAGAATGAGTTGATTGCCGCTTACAACGAGTTGCGCAACGACCTGGCGATGGAATGGTATGGAAAGCCGTTCAGCAAGCTTACCGAAGCACAGGCTGATCCGATTCAGACCGTTTACCCGCAACGTATTTCAGAAGCCGAACCCAAGGAAACAGGGGCCGAGGCAGCACCAGCAGCCGAATAA